The DNA sequence GCTCGATAATCGCCTTGCCGAAGCTTTCCCGCTCGCGGGCGTAGTCACGTGCTACTTCGAACGCGGCGCGGGCCATGCCCACCGACTGGGCGGCGATGCCGATGCGCCCGCCCTCCAGGTTGGCCAGGGCGATCTTGTAGCCTTCACCCTCCTCGCCCAGTCGATTGGCCACGGGCAGGCGCAGGTCTTCGAACAGGATCTGGCAGGTATCGCTGGCATGCTGGCCGAGTTTGTCTTCGACCCGAGCGACCCGGTAGCCGGGCGAATCGGTGGGCACGATGAAGGCGCTGATGCCGCGCTTGCCCGCTGCCGGGTCGGTGACCGCGAACACGATCACCACCCCGGCGTTCTGCCCCGAGGTGATGAACTGTTTGCAACCATTGAGGATGTAATGGTCACCGTCGCGGCGGGCGCGGGTTTTCAAGCTGCTGGCATCGGACCCGGCCTGGGGCTCGGTCAGGGCGAAGGCACCGAGCATGCTGCCACTGGCCAACGGCTGCAGGAATTGCTCCTTCTGCTGGTCGTTGCCGAATTTCAGGATCGGCACGCAACCGACCGAGTTGTGTACGCTCATGATGGTCGAGCAGGCACCATCGCCGGCAGCGATTTCTTCCAGGGCCATGGCGTAGGCCTGGTAACCTGTGTCGCAACCGCCCCACTGCTCCGGCACCAGCATGCCGAAGAAGCCCAGGTCGGCCATTTCGGCGATCGCTTCACGCGGGAACAGGTGCTCGCGGTCCCATTTCTCGGCGAAGGGGCGCAGACGCTCCTGGGCGAACTGGCGGGCCGCTTCGCTGATTTGCAGTTGTTCGTCATTGGCTAGCATGGGACACCTCAGTACAGGCACTCGACGGCCATGGCGGTGGCTTCACCGCCACCGATACAAATGGCCGCCACGCCACGCTTCAAGCCTTTCTGGCGCAGGGCCGAGAGCAGCGTCACCAGAATCCGCGCACCCGAGGCGCCAATCGGATGGCCCAGGGCGCAGGCACCGCCGTGGATGTTGACCTTTTCAAAGGGCAGTTCCAGCTTGCTCATGGTCACCAGACTGACCACGGCGAAGGCTTCATTGATCTCGAACAGGTCAACCTCGTCCAGGTGCCAGCCGGTGCGCTTGATCAATTTCTCGATGGCGCCGACCGGTGCCACCGGAAACAGCCCGGGGGTATCGGCGAAGGCCGCGTGACCATGAATGACGGCCAATGGCTTGAGGCCGCGCTTCTTGGCCTCGGAACGGCGCATCAGCACCAGCGCGGCAGCACCGTCGGAGATGGAGCTGGAATTGGCCGCCGTCACCGTCCCGCCTTCACGAAACGCTGGTTTGAGCTTGGCGATCTTGTCCAGGCTGGCCTTGGGCGGCTGCTCGTCGTCGCTGATGAGGTGCGTTTCCTTGCCGACTGTGACTTGCACCGGGACGATCTCGGCGGCGAAGCTGCCGTCCTTGATCGCGTGCTGGGCGCGGGTCAGCGAGGCAATCGCAAAGTCGTCCTGAACCTGGCGGGTAAAGCCGTTGGCCTGGGCGCAATCTTCGGCGAAGGTACCCATCAGGCGGCCCTTGTCGTAGGCATCCTCCAGGCCGTCGAGGAACATGTGGTCGATCACCTTGCCGTGGCCCATGCGGTAGCCACTGCGGGCGCGGTCGAGCAGGTACGGCGCGTTGGACATGCTCTCCATGCCGCCGGCCACAACTACATCGGCGCTGCCGGCCAGCAGCAAGTCGTGGGCCATGATCGTTGCTTGCATGCCCGAGCCGCACATCTTGTTCAGGGTGGTGCAGGTAGTGGACTTGTTCAAACCGGCGCCGAGCGCGGCCTGGCGCGCGGGGGCCTGGCCGAGCCCGGCCGGCAACACGCAACCGAACAGCACTTGCTCGACGCTGCCGGCGTCGACACTGGCGCGTTCAACCGCCGCACGGATGGCCGCGGCGCCCAGTTGCGGTGCAGTGAGGCTTTTGAGGGCGCCCTGGAAGCCGCCCATAGGGGTACGCACGGCGCTGACGATGACAACTGGATCGTTGATGAGAGTCATGACGAATTCTCCTGTCGATTACTTGGCGGCCATGCGCAAGGCGCCGTCGAGACGGATCACCTCACCGTTGAGCATGCTGTTTTCGATGATATGCCGGGCCAGCGCGGCGTACTCCTGTGGCTTGCCCAGCCGCGGCGGGAACGGCACGCCGGCGGCCAGGGAATTGCGGACCTCATCGGTCATGCCGGCCATCATCGGTGTTTCAAAAATGCCCGGGGCAATGGTCATCACGCGGATGCCGTAGCGGGCCAGTTCACGGGCAGCCGGCAGGGTCAGGCTGGCGATGGCACCCTTGGAGGCGGCGTAGGCGGCCTGGCCGATCTGCCCATCGTAGGCGGCGATCGACGCTGTATTAATAATAACCCCGCGCTCGCCCTCAGTGCTGGCTTGGCCCTCGGCAATCGCGGCGGCGGCCAGGCGCAACAGGTTGAAGCTGCCAATCAGGTTGACGTTGATCACCCGGCTGAAGCTGTCCAGGCCGTGGGGGCCGTTTTTGCCCAGGATCTTCTCGGCGCCGACGATACCGGCGCAGTTGACCAGCCCGTTAAGCCCGCCAAAGGCGTTGACCGTCGCCTCGACAGCCGCCTGGGCCGCCGCTTCCTGGCTGATATCGGCGACCACATGGCGCGCGTTGGGCCCAAGCTCGGCCGCTTTGGCCTCCACCGCCGGGCCATTGAGGTCGACCAGCATCACCCGGGCACCGGCTTCGATCAGCATCTGCCCGGTCGCGGCGCCAAGGCCGGAAGCACCGCCGCTGACGAGGAAAATCTTGTTGGCTATTTGCATGATGGTTTCCTTGAATCAGTTGCTGGCCGCCTGGGCGGCGGCAGCTTGTTGTTTGGCGATTTCCTGGTTGCGCAAGATGAATCGTTGCAACTTGCCGCTCGGCGTCTTGGGCAATTCAGTGACGAATTCGATTTCACGCGGGTACGAGTGCGCGGCCAGCCGCTGGCGCACGTGCAGGCGCAGGGTTTCGGCCAGTTCCGGGCTGGCGCTGTAGAGCGGGTTGAGCACCACGAAGGCCTTGATCAGTTCGGTACGCTCGGGGTCGGGCTTGCCGATCACCGCCGCCTCAACCACCGCCGGATGTTCGATCAGCGCGCTTTCCACATCGAACGGGCCGACCCGGTAACCGGAGGTCGTGATCACATCATCGTTGCGGCCGACGAAACTGATGCTGCCATCGGCGTTCAGTTCTGCCGTGTCGCCGCTCAGGTAGTACTTGCCGACAAATCCCTTGGTGGTACCGCCCAGGTAGCCACCGAACCAGCACAGCGGCGACTGCTCGCGATCCACCGCGAGGTTGCCCGGCTGGCCGGCCGGCAGCTCCTGATGGTTCTCGTCGAGCACCACGATGCGATGCCCCGGCACGGCAAAGCCGGCCGAGCCCATGTGGACCGGGTGCTGCAGGCCATGGTGGTTGCATAGCACCATACCCAGTTCGGTTTGCCCATAGTGATCGTGGATGGTCACCCCCAGGTTGTCCGAGAACCAGCGAATCACCTGCGGGTTGAGTGGCTCACCGGCGCTGCTGACCACCCGCAGGTAGCCCTTGATCCCTTCGGCGAAGGTGTCCCCGGCAGCTATCAGCAAACGGTAGGCGGTGGGTGAACCGGCGAGGTTGGTAATGGCGTACTTTTGAATGATCCGGCAGGTGCTTTCCACGGTGAATGGGCCATCGTAGAAGGTCGTGGCATGGCCCAGCGCCAAGGGGCCGGTGACCGCGTAATAAAGCCCGTAGGCCCAGCCCGGATCGGCAAGGTTCCAGAACGCATCTTCAGGTCGCAGGTCGATGGCATCGCGCATGTAACCCTGGAAGGCAACGATGGCGCGCAGCGGCACCTCCAGGGCTTTGGCAAGTCCCGTGGTGCCTGAAGTGAACATCAGCAGAAACGGCGCATCGGCACCCAGCATGACCGGCTCGCAGTCAGTCGAGTGTTGCTCGAGTTGGCTGTGGAAATTGAAATCGCCGGGGCGACGCTCGGCTTCCTCACAGACCGTCATGATGCTCGGGCAGCCGCTGACGTCGTCGAGCTTGCTGCGGTTGAGGCTGTCGGTCACGACCAGTTTGGCCCCGGAGCCCAACCGGTGCTCGATGGCCTTGGGCCCGAACGCGGTAAACAGCGGCTGATAGACCGCGCCCACGCGCCAGGTGCCAAGGATGGCAATCAGTAATTCGGCGGTGCGTGGCAACAGGCCTGCCACCTTGTCGCCCGGGCCAATGCCCTGGGCCTTGAGGAAGTTGCCGAAGCGGGCCGCCTGCTGCTGCAACTCGCTGAAACTGTAACGGGCACTGCTGCCGTCGCGGCCTTCCCAGTACAGCGCGGTGCGCCCGGAGGCGACATGCCGGTCGCAACATTCGACGCAGGCATTGAGGGCCGACAGGTCGCCTTCGAGTGCCGCGGCAGCCGTTTGCAGGTAGTCGAACTGTGCTGCAGCAGTGGTGTAATCGCGCATCGCCAGAATCCTCGTTTATTATTTTTATCAAACAACGAAAAGTTCTGTAGATAGTCGCGCCAGAGCCCTCCCCGGACAATGGTCAAAGCTGTCAATCTGGATGACTGGTTTGGCCAGTGCTGTTGAGGATCAGGCTGCGGTAATGCCCGGGATTGGATCCGGACCACTTGCGAAAGGCCTTGTAGAAGGAACTGGTGTCGGCAAACCCCAGGCGCGCGGCGATTTCGGCATAGCTGATTTCCGGCTCTGCCAGCCAGGTAACCGCCAACTCCTTGCGCACACTGTCCTTGAGCGCCTGGTAGGTCTGGCCTTCCTCGGCCAGGCGCCGGCGCAGGGTCGAGGCCGATATGCACAATCGTTGCGCCAGGGCTTCGGTTTCCGGCCAATGCTCGGCAGGAAGCTGTCGCAGGTCGTTCTTGATACGCCGGGCCAGGCTGTCGGGGTCGCGGTACTTGACCAGGATATTGGCCGGAGCCCGGGCCAGGAACCGTTGCAGTTCCTGTGCGCTGCGACGAATCGGCAGGTCCAGGCAATCGGCGGAGATGATCATCCGCGTGCGCGGCCGGGCAAAGCGCAGGTTCTCGGAGAACATCACCCGGTAGTCGTCGCAGAAGTCCGGCTGGTCGCAACGCAGCTCGATGGCCAGGATGGGAATGCGCCGTCCGGCCAGCCAGCAGGCGACGCCGTGCACGATCATCCAGTAGGTGAAATACGTGAATGGCCGGCGCACCTGCTGGTCGCGCTCCAACAAGACGATTTCAGCCAGGCTCTGTTGCTGGACCAGCTCGGCGGGCAAGTGTTCGAACATCAGCGACAGGAACTGCAGTACCACCTCAAGGCCCTTGGCCAGGGTCGGCTGGGCCATTGCCGCACGGCACATGAACGCCAGGCTGCCGGACTTCAACCGGCGCGGGTCCATGCCGAAGAATTCATCGTCCAGGCGCCGGGCGAGCAACCGCCACAAACGCGCATAGGCGGTGGCCGGAACGCGTGCCTGGGGCTGTTCGAGCAACAGGGGGTCGATCCCGGCCTTGCCCAGGACTTCATCCATGGCCGCTCCCGGCACACAACTTTGTAACAAAGCTTCTCGCACCAATTGCATGGAGATCGTGTCTTTTTCAGACATGGGGTGGGTAGCGCTCTTTCGTTGTTTGGCGGTCATCTTAGGGGGATGTGGGAGTTAAACCAAGCGACCGCTGCGCGGCCGAGCGCAGCCTTCGGCAGCGGCTACAAGAGTCCGGCGCAACACGCTCTGTGCAGCCGCTGCCGAAGGCTGCGGCCGAGCGCAAAGCGGTCGCCGGATTTCGGATTGAACGAAGGTCCTGCGAACCTTGCCGCAACCCGCTGCAGCGGGCACAAACACCCCAATCACATGGACGTCCGTACCAAGTAGCAGAGCCTCCAAACACCGTCAGTCGCTCAAAAAAATTAATGTATTTCCCCCTGGCCACGATCTCTCCTACACTCAGAAATCAGCCCAAATACCGCTCGGAAAAATCGCCTTGGAAAAGTCGAAACTTCTGAAAAGTCGGTAGGTCAGGTTAAAGGAAGGCCATCGCTTCTTGGAGTACCCAGGCGCAGCCGACCCACCCCAACCCGTCGAATCGCACTAGGCATTTTTCCGCCGAGTTGCGTAGCGCTTGTGCGCTTGGCGTTGGGGGCACGGACAATAATTCAGGTGCTTTGCCACACGTATTAATGCACGGGAGATAACAATGATCAGTGCCGCTGTCGAAACTCACGGAGAGAATTTCAGTAAGCAGGTTAGCGAGACGGCAATGCCGGACCTCGCTTCGACGGGCAAGGCACTTCAAGGGCAGCAACGAGAAAATCCCAACAAACAGAAAGTTCTATTCGTAACCTCCGAGTTTGCCGACCTGGTCAAGACCGGTGGCCTTGGCGATGTATCCGCAGCCCTGCCACGGGCCCTGCGTCACCTGCATGATGTGCGCGTCCTGATCCCTGGCTACCCGCAGGTATTGGGCAGCGACAATCCCATCCACATCGTCGGCGAACTGGGCGGCCATGCCGCACTGCCACCCTGCAAGATCGGGCGCATGGACCTTCCCGACGGCCTGGTCATCTATGTCCTGATCTGCCCTGAGCTGTTCCAACGCGAAGGCACGCCTTATGGCGCCAACAATGGGCGCGACTGGCCGGACAACCATATTCGTTTCGCCCGCCTGGGCCTGGCCGCGGCCGATATCGCCGCAGGCGAAGGCATGGTCCACTGGAAGCCGGACCTGGTTCATGCCCATGACTGGCCCGCCGGCCTGGCACCGGCCTACATGCACTGGCGCGGGCTCAAGACCCCCACCCTGTTCACCATTCACAACCTCGCTTACCAGGGTGTGGTCAGCCGCGCCTGCTGCCCTGAGCTGGCCATCCCCGAGCATGCCCTGCAACAGGAAGGCATGGAGTTCTACGGCAAGTTGTCGTTCCTCAAGGCCGGAATGGCCTACTCCAGCCATATCACCACGGTCAGCGCTACCTATGCCCAGGAAATCACCACCCCGGCCTTCGGCTGCGGGCTCGATGGTTTCCTCAGCAGCAAGGCTCAGTACGGCCTGCTCAGCGGCATTCCCAATGGCATCGACGAAAGCTGGGACTCGGCCACCGACACGCACCTGATCTGCCCGTTCAACCTCAATGACTGGGAAGGCAAGGCAGTCAATGCCGAACACGTGCGCCAGCTGTTCGAGCTGGAACCGTCCGATGGCCCCCTGTTCGCGGTGGTCTCGCGCCTGGTCTACCAGAAGGGCCTGGACCTGACCGAGGCCGTGGCTGAATTCATCGTCGCCAACGGTGGCCAGATCGCAATCATTGGCCGTGGCGAGCCGGAGGAAGAACAGGCCATGTGCGAGCTGGCCCGACGTTTCCCCGGCCAGGCCAGCGTGCGTATCGGCTTCAACGAAACCGATGCCCGGCGCATGTTTGCCGGCAGCGATTTCCTGCTGATGCCTTCGCGCTACGAACCCTGCGGCTTGAGCCAGATGTATGCACAGCGTTTCGGCTCCCTGCCCGTGGCCCGCAATACCGGTGGGCTGGCCGATACCATCGAGGACGGCGTCACCGGGTTCCTGTTTGACGAGTCCACCGTGCAGAGCTACGAAGAGGCGCTCAGCCGGGCCTTCTATGTCTTCAGCAAACCGGACCTGCTCAGCGCCATGCGCTGCCGGGCAATGACGCAACCCTTCAACTGGTGCCAGGCGGTCGAACCCTACGCCAAGCTGTACGAAGAGCTGGTGCAACGTGCGGTAGGTGTCACCACCCGGTATTGAGAGGTTGGATGGGATGCCCTTTCGGTCAATGGAAACCTGGCCCCACGGGGCGATCATGCTGGATCAGGAACACACCCGTTTCGCCCTCTGGGCGCCTGACGCGTATTACGTCAGCGTAGAGCTGGAGAGCGGGCAGTCACTGCCGATGATGCCTCAGGCCGATGGCTGGTTCGTGATCCAGGCGCGGTGTTTGCCCAGTACCCGCTATCGCTTCAATATCGACGGTGAACTGGAGGTTCCCGACCCTGCGTCACGGTCCCAGGCCAGTGACGTGCATTCGCCAAGCGTGGTGGTCGACCCTCAGGCTTACGCCTGGCGCAACAGCCACTGGCAGGGTCGGCCCTGGCATGAAGCCGTTATTTACGAGCTGCATGTCGGGGCCATGGGTGGTTTTGCCGGAGTCGAAAAGCAACTGGCGCGCCTGGCCGACCTGGGTGTTACCGCCATCGAGCTGATGCCGGTGGCGCAATTCCCTGGCGATCGCAACTGGGGCTATGACGGCGTGCTGCCCTATGCGCCCGAGTCGTCCTACGGTACGCCCGAACAACTGAAAAGCCTGATCGACTGCGCCCACGGGTACGGCCTGATGGTGCTGCTGGATGTGGTCTACAACCACTTCGGCCCGGACGGCAATTACCTGGGGCATTACGCCAAGGGCTTTTTCAACGAAGACAAACACACGCCCTGGGGCGCAGCCATCGATTTTTCCAGGCCCCAGGTGCGCGACTTCTTCATCGACAATGCCCTGATGTGGTTGCTGGAATACCGCTTCGACGGCCTGCGCCTTGATGCGGTGCATGCGATCGAAGACCCGACCTTTTGCCGCGACCTCGCCCGCCGGGTGCGCGAGCAGATCGATGGGGGGCGGCATGTCTGGCTGACCCTGGAGAACGAACATAACCAGGCCTGCCTGCTCGAACAGGGCTTCGACGGGCAGTGGAATGACGACGGGCACAATGTGCTTCACGTGCTGCTGACCGGCGAGAGCGAAACCTACTACGCCGACTTCCAGGATCGCCCGATCGAAAAACTGGCGCGCTGCCTGAGCCAGGGTTTTATCTATCAGGGCCAGACGGGCGGCAAGGGCCTGCCACGCGGGGAACCCAGCGCCCATCTGCCACCCAGCGCCTTCGTGCTGTTTTTGCAGAACCACGACCAGATCGGCAATCGTGCCTTCGGCGAGCGCCTGAGCCAACTGTGCCCGCCGCAGGCCCTGCGTGCAGCGACCACCTTGTTATTGCTTTGCCCCATGATCCCGCTGTTTTTCATGGGCGATGAATGGGCCGCCAGCGAGCCGTTCCTGTATTTCACCAGCCACCACGGCGACTTGGCGCAGGCGGTACGCGCGGGGCGACGACAAGAGTTCGCCGGCCTCAAGGCCTTTGCCGACAAGCAACAACGCGCGCGAATTCCCGACCCCAACGCGATGCAAACCTTCCAGGCTTCGCGTCCACGCCTGGAGCAGGTCGAGGACGACAACGCCTGGCTGCTGCTGTACCGTGAACTACTGACCCTGCGCCGAACCCACCTCTTCGCGCGGCTGCCGGGAAGCCGTTCTCTGGGGACCCAGGTGCTTGCCGAAAAAGCGCTGACCGCCCGCTGGCAATTGGGCGATGGCAGCGAACTGCGCATCGACCTGAACCTTGGCGAACACGCCGTGTCGACCGCATTGCCAGCACCGCAGCATCGACTGTTTTGCGCCACGCCCGACTCGCTGTGCGCAACTCAACTATTGCCCTACACCACCCTGGTCAGCCTGACCCCACCCGATGCACTGGAGCCGACCCATGAGTGACGAGCGACTGCAATTACTGGCGCAACAGGCAGGCCTTGCGGTGGACTGGATCGACGCCAACGGACGCCCGCAACGCGTACGGCCCGAAGTGCTGCGCCAGGTCCTGGCCGGGCTCGGGCATCCGGCAGCCGACCACGCTGAAGTGGAAGCCAGCCTGCAGGAACTGTTCGAAGCCGGCCAGAGCCACACGCTGCCGCCCTTGCTGACGGTCGAAGCCGGCCAGGCCTTGAACCTTCATGCGTTTTTCAGCCCGCACACGCCCTGCCAGGTGACGCTCGAAGATGGCACGACCCTCGACCTGCAACTGGACGATCAGGGTGTTCTCCCCGGCGAGCTGCCGGTTGGCTACCAACGGGTCAGCGTGGCCGAGCAGCACTTTACCCTGGCCGTCGCACCCGCACGCTGCTGGAGCGTTGCCGATGCCGCCGGCGAACCGACACCGCGCCTCTGGGGGCTCAGTGCCCAGCTGTATTCGCTTCGTCGCCTCGGCGACGGTGGCTTCGGCGATACCCTGGCCCTGGAAATGCTTGCCCGCAGCGCAGCCGAACGTGGCGCCGACGCCCTGGCGATCAGCCCCATGCATGCGATGTTCAGCAACGACCCGCACTGCTACAGCCCCTATTCGCCTTCCAGCCGGTTGTTCCTCAACAGTCTGTATGCCGCACCCGGCGCGATCCTCGGCGAGCGCGCGGTACGCATTGCCATCGAAGACACCGAGCTTGGCAAAGAACTGCAGCGCCTGGAGCATCTGCCCTTGATCGACTGGCCAGGCGCTGCCCAGGCCAAACAGTTGTTGCTGCGTACGCTCTACGATGGTTTCTGCGCCGGTGATCATCCTCTGCATCCGGACTTCGCCAGCTTTCGCCAGGCCGGCGGCCAGGCCCTGGAAAACCATTGCCGGTTCGAAGCCATGCAGGCGCATTGCGCAGCCGAGGGCAAAAGCCAGGACTGGCGCCAATGGCCCAGCGACTGGCACGACCCGCACAGCCCCGAAGTCGCGCGCTTTGCCTTCAAGCACAGCGACGAGGTCGGTTTCTATGCCTTCAGCCAATGGCTGGTGGCCCGCAGCCTGGAGCGTGCACAAGACGCGGCACGCGCCAACGGCATGCGCATCGGCCTGATCGCCGACCTGGCCGTCGGCGCCGACGGTGCCGGCAGCCAGGCCTGGAGCCGTCAGGATGAACTGCTCTCGGAGCTGACCGTCGGGGCCCCTCCGGACATTCTCAACCGCAGCGGGCAGAGCTGGGGTATTTCCGCATTCTCGCCCGAAGGCCTGCAGCGTAACGGCTTTCGCGCCTTCATCGAGATGTTGCGGGCCAATTTTGCCCATGCCGGTGGCCTGCGCATCGACCATGTCATGGGCCTGCAGCGACTCTGGGTCATCCCCGCAGGCGCGCCGCCCAGCGAAGGTGCCTATTTGCACTACCCGGTCGATGACCTGCTGCGCCTGCTGGCACTGGAGTCTTCACGTCACCGGGCCATTGTCCTGGGTGAGGACCTTGGCACTGTTCCCGACGGTTTGCGCGAGAAGCTCGCGGCCCGGGCCATTCTCGGCATGCGCGTGCTGCTGTTCGAGCAATACCACACCGGCCAGTTCAAGCCGATTCTGGAGTGGCCGGACAATGCCCTGGCCACGACCAGCACCCATGACCTGCCCACGCTCGATGGCTGGTGGCGCTCGCGTGACATCGACTGGAGCCACAAGCTCAAGCTGATCGATGCCGACACCGAACACCATTGGCGCCAGACCCGACATCACGAGCGGCAGGGCCTGCGCCACGTCCTGGCCCAGGATCACCAGAATTTCCATGGCCACGGCGAAGAAGCCGACCAGGTCATCGACGCCAGTGTTCGCTTTCTCGGGCATACCCGCGCGCCGCTGGTACTGCTGCCACTGGAAGATGCCCTGGGCATCGAAGAGCAGCCGAACCTGCCCGGCACCCTCGACACGCACCCCAACTGGCGCCGACGCTTCAGCGCCGACAGCCAGAGCCTGCTCGACGACGAAGACGCTGCCCGTCGTCTGGAGCTGCTGGCCCAGGCGCGTGAACAAGCGTTCGAGCGCGACCGATGAAACCCCTGAGCGCGAGCGTACGCCTGCAGTTTCACCAGCACTTCACGCTCGATGATGCGGTGCCGCTGGTGCCCTACTTCGCCGCGCTGGGCATCAGCCATGTCTATGCCTCGCCCCTGCTGCGGGCGCGGCCAGGTTCGATGCATGGCTACGACGTGGTCGATCCGACCTGCATCAACCCGGAGCTGGGCGGCGAAGCCGCGCTCGAACGCCTGGTCGCGGCCCTGCGCCAGCACGGCATGGGCCTGATCCTCGACATCGTCTCCAATCACATGGCCGTGGGCGGTGCGCATAATCGCTGGTGGCTGGACCTGCTTGAATGGGGACGACGCAGCCCCTACGCGGAGTTCTTCGACATCCAGTGGCACTCACCGGACCCATTGCTCGAAGGCCAACTGCTGCTGCCGTATCTCTCCAGCGACTACGGCGCCGTGCTCCAGGCCGGGGAAATCCCGCTGCGGTGCGACGTCGTGCATGGCGCCTTTTTCATCGAACACTACGAACACCACTTCCCGATCTGCCCGGTAGACTATGCGCGCATCCTCTGCGCCAGTGGCGACCCGCGCCTGAGTGAACTGGGGGCACGCTTCGCCGCCCTGCAGGACCTGCGCCATGCCCACGCCAGGGCTCCAGCCCTGCAACAAGAGCTGGCCGACATGGCGCGTACGCCCGAGCTGGCCAAGGCACTCAAGGGAATCC is a window from the Pseudomonas sp. LS1212 genome containing:
- the glgA gene encoding glycogen synthase GlgA, whose translation is MISAAVETHGENFSKQVSETAMPDLASTGKALQGQQRENPNKQKVLFVTSEFADLVKTGGLGDVSAALPRALRHLHDVRVLIPGYPQVLGSDNPIHIVGELGGHAALPPCKIGRMDLPDGLVIYVLICPELFQREGTPYGANNGRDWPDNHIRFARLGLAAADIAAGEGMVHWKPDLVHAHDWPAGLAPAYMHWRGLKTPTLFTIHNLAYQGVVSRACCPELAIPEHALQQEGMEFYGKLSFLKAGMAYSSHITTVSATYAQEITTPAFGCGLDGFLSSKAQYGLLSGIPNGIDESWDSATDTHLICPFNLNDWEGKAVNAEHVRQLFELEPSDGPLFAVVSRLVYQKGLDLTEAVAEFIVANGGQIAIIGRGEPEEEQAMCELARRFPGQASVRIGFNETDARRMFAGSDFLLMPSRYEPCGLSQMYAQRFGSLPVARNTGGLADTIEDGVTGFLFDESTVQSYEEALSRAFYVFSKPDLLSAMRCRAMTQPFNWCQAVEPYAKLYEELVQRAVGVTTRY
- a CDS encoding acyl-CoA dehydrogenase, whose product is MLANDEQLQISEAARQFAQERLRPFAEKWDREHLFPREAIAEMADLGFFGMLVPEQWGGCDTGYQAYAMALEEIAAGDGACSTIMSVHNSVGCVPILKFGNDQQKEQFLQPLASGSMLGAFALTEPQAGSDASSLKTRARRDGDHYILNGCKQFITSGQNAGVVIVFAVTDPAAGKRGISAFIVPTDSPGYRVARVEDKLGQHASDTCQILFEDLRLPVANRLGEEGEGYKIALANLEGGRIGIAAQSVGMARAAFEVARDYARERESFGKAIIEHQAVAFRLADMATSIAVARQMVHYAAALRDSGKPALVEASMAKLFASEMAEKVCSSALQTLGGYGYLSDFPLERIYRDVRVCQIYEGTSDIQRMVIARNL
- a CDS encoding AMP-binding protein, which translates into the protein MRDYTTAAAQFDYLQTAAAALEGDLSALNACVECCDRHVASGRTALYWEGRDGSSARYSFSELQQQAARFGNFLKAQGIGPGDKVAGLLPRTAELLIAILGTWRVGAVYQPLFTAFGPKAIEHRLGSGAKLVVTDSLNRSKLDDVSGCPSIMTVCEEAERRPGDFNFHSQLEQHSTDCEPVMLGADAPFLLMFTSGTTGLAKALEVPLRAIVAFQGYMRDAIDLRPEDAFWNLADPGWAYGLYYAVTGPLALGHATTFYDGPFTVESTCRIIQKYAITNLAGSPTAYRLLIAAGDTFAEGIKGYLRVVSSAGEPLNPQVIRWFSDNLGVTIHDHYGQTELGMVLCNHHGLQHPVHMGSAGFAVPGHRIVVLDENHQELPAGQPGNLAVDREQSPLCWFGGYLGGTTKGFVGKYYLSGDTAELNADGSISFVGRNDDVITTSGYRVGPFDVESALIEHPAVVEAAVIGKPDPERTELIKAFVVLNPLYSASPELAETLRLHVRQRLAAHSYPREIEFVTELPKTPSGKLQRFILRNQEIAKQQAAAAQAASN
- a CDS encoding acetyl-CoA C-acyltransferase, which gives rise to MTLINDPVVIVSAVRTPMGGFQGALKSLTAPQLGAAAIRAAVERASVDAGSVEQVLFGCVLPAGLGQAPARQAALGAGLNKSTTCTTLNKMCGSGMQATIMAHDLLLAGSADVVVAGGMESMSNAPYLLDRARSGYRMGHGKVIDHMFLDGLEDAYDKGRLMGTFAEDCAQANGFTRQVQDDFAIASLTRAQHAIKDGSFAAEIVPVQVTVGKETHLISDDEQPPKASLDKIAKLKPAFREGGTVTAANSSSISDGAAALVLMRRSEAKKRGLKPLAVIHGHAAFADTPGLFPVAPVGAIEKLIKRTGWHLDEVDLFEINEAFAVVSLVTMSKLELPFEKVNIHGGACALGHPIGASGARILVTLLSALRQKGLKRGVAAICIGGGEATAMAVECLY
- a CDS encoding AraC family transcriptional regulator encodes the protein MSEKDTISMQLVREALLQSCVPGAAMDEVLGKAGIDPLLLEQPQARVPATAYARLWRLLARRLDDEFFGMDPRRLKSGSLAFMCRAAMAQPTLAKGLEVVLQFLSLMFEHLPAELVQQQSLAEIVLLERDQQVRRPFTYFTYWMIVHGVACWLAGRRIPILAIELRCDQPDFCDDYRVMFSENLRFARPRTRMIISADCLDLPIRRSAQELQRFLARAPANILVKYRDPDSLARRIKNDLRQLPAEHWPETEALAQRLCISASTLRRRLAEEGQTYQALKDSVRKELAVTWLAEPEISYAEIAARLGFADTSSFYKAFRKWSGSNPGHYRSLILNSTGQTSHPD
- the treZ gene encoding malto-oligosyltrehalose trehalohydrolase, whose product is MPFRSMETWPHGAIMLDQEHTRFALWAPDAYYVSVELESGQSLPMMPQADGWFVIQARCLPSTRYRFNIDGELEVPDPASRSQASDVHSPSVVVDPQAYAWRNSHWQGRPWHEAVIYELHVGAMGGFAGVEKQLARLADLGVTAIELMPVAQFPGDRNWGYDGVLPYAPESSYGTPEQLKSLIDCAHGYGLMVLLDVVYNHFGPDGNYLGHYAKGFFNEDKHTPWGAAIDFSRPQVRDFFIDNALMWLLEYRFDGLRLDAVHAIEDPTFCRDLARRVREQIDGGRHVWLTLENEHNQACLLEQGFDGQWNDDGHNVLHVLLTGESETYYADFQDRPIEKLARCLSQGFIYQGQTGGKGLPRGEPSAHLPPSAFVLFLQNHDQIGNRAFGERLSQLCPPQALRAATTLLLLCPMIPLFFMGDEWAASEPFLYFTSHHGDLAQAVRAGRRQEFAGLKAFADKQQRARIPDPNAMQTFQASRPRLEQVEDDNAWLLLYRELLTLRRTHLFARLPGSRSLGTQVLAEKALTARWQLGDGSELRIDLNLGEHAVSTALPAPQHRLFCATPDSLCATQLLPYTTLVSLTPPDALEPTHE
- a CDS encoding SDR family NAD(P)-dependent oxidoreductase; the protein is MQIANKIFLVSGGASGLGAATGQMLIEAGARVMLVDLNGPAVEAKAAELGPNARHVVADISQEAAAQAAVEATVNAFGGLNGLVNCAGIVGAEKILGKNGPHGLDSFSRVINVNLIGSFNLLRLAAAAIAEGQASTEGERGVIINTASIAAYDGQIGQAAYAASKGAIASLTLPAARELARYGIRVMTIAPGIFETPMMAGMTDEVRNSLAAGVPFPPRLGKPQEYAALARHIIENSMLNGEVIRLDGALRMAAK